Within Carassius gibelio isolate Cgi1373 ecotype wild population from Czech Republic chromosome A21, carGib1.2-hapl.c, whole genome shotgun sequence, the genomic segment ATATCAGGAATTCACTGGCCCTGTTtgtatattgtgaatatttttagaaaacaaaccaaaaatcctCAAAACTTTCATATGAGCATGAAAATATATAGCAGCTATGAATTAGTAAAGCCTGTGTACACAAGCACACACGTTGCATGCTACATGATCCCTGCATGAAACTCATTCACGGTTTGCCATTCAAAGTTCATGTTCACAGAGAAAGAAAATGTGCTCTGGAGAATTTGGAGTCTAAATTCGGTGTCAAATGGgaataaaatttagtttaaattaagAATCTTACCAGATCGAAAGAAATGTATGCACAAAACCCCCTTTGATTGATAGATCACAAACGGGGAACATCTGATACATAATATGTCTTGTATATGCTAATTTGCATATCACAATCCACTTATCATATCAGTGATGGTACTGCTCATTTCATCTGTGCAAAAAGATTCACATAGTTTTTCTATGGTCACTTAGCAAAACATTGCTGGCAGAGAGAAAACAGTTTACATCTCTGTCTTTAGCTTCTGTTGTGatataactgaaaatataaaaacataaagggTAAAAGcagatacaattattttaaacaactgtACTCACCCCAGACAATCAACCGTTTCCTATAGATTCATTTTACAGTGCAAGTATTTTGGGGGCAGTGTTTTTGAAATGAGAGTTAGGTGCAGTAAATTTAATTGATTGTCTCAATTCAATATTTTGTtctgtgcaaaaaaattaaaataataatgtatatatatattcaatttggaaaacagtgtctcaataatgcaaaatgatagttaaaggcagttcatcattgaattcagttatgtcatatctgttcagtttaaatagtgtctgtgcatttatttgcaatcaagttaatgatatcgctgtagatgaagtgaccccaactaagcaagtcagaggcgacggcggcaaggaaccgaaactccattggtgacagaatggagaaaaaaaccttggggaaaccaggctcagttggggggacagttctcctctgaccagactaaaccagtagttcaattccaggctgcagcaaagtcagattgtgcagaagaatcatctgtttcctgtggtcttgtcctggtggtcctctgagacgaggtctttacaggggatctgtatctggggctctagttgtcctggactccgctgtctttcagggcagtagaggtcctttctaggtgctgatccaccatcatgtctggatacgtactggatccgggtgactgcagtgaccctcggatctggatacagactagatctggtggccacggtgacctcggaacaagagagaaaccgacaaatattagcgtagatgccgttcttctaatgatgtagcaagtacatagggtgttatgtgaagtgtttccggttccggtttacctaattaatgcagcctaaaaatcctttaacggatttggatattaaaagcatattagtatgttatgtgtaagccaggttaaagagacgggtctttaatctaaatttaaactgcaagagtgtgtctgcctcccgaacaatgttaggtaggttattccagagtttaggcgccaaataggaaaaggatctgccgcccgcagttgatttttattataggtattatcaaattgcctgagttttgagaacgtagcggacgtagaggagtataatgtaaaaggagctcattcaaatactgaggtgctaaaccattcagggctttataagtaataagcaatattttaaaatctatacgatgtttgatagggggCCAGTGCAGAGATGACAGGaacgggctaatatggtcataattcctggttctagtaagaactcttgctgctgtattttggactagctgtagtttgtttactaagcgtgcagaacaatcacccaataaagcattacaataatctaaccttgaagtcataaatgcatggattaacatttctgcatttgacattgagagcataggccgtaatttagatatatttttgagatggaaaaatgcagttttacaaatgctagaaacatggctttctaaggaaagattgcgatcaaatagcacacctaggttcctaactgatgacgaagaattgacagagcaaccatcaagtcttagacagtgttctaggttattacaagcagagtttttaggtcctataattaacacctctgttttttctgaatttagcagtaagaaattactcgtcatccatttttttatatcgactatgcattccattagtttttaaaattggtgtgtttcacctggccgcgaagaaatatagagctgagtatcatcagcataacagtgaaagctaacaccatgtttcctgatgatatctcccaagggtaacatataaagcgtgaagagtagcggccctattactgagccttgaggtactccatactgcacttgtgatcgatatgatacatcttgattcactgctacgaactgatggcggtcataaaagtacgatttaaaccatgctaatgcacttccactgatgccaacaaagtgttcaagtctatgcaaaagaatgctgtggtcaattgtgtcaaacgcagcactaagatccaataaaattaatagagagatacacccacgatcagatgataagagcagatcatttgtaactctaaggagagcagtctcagtactatgatacggtctaaatcctgactggaaatcctcacatataccatttttctctaagaaggaatataattgtgagcataccaccttttctagtattttggacagaaaagggagattcgagattggtctataattaactagttctttagTTCTTTTCCATTGTGAGTGTTTATCTCAGAAAGTGTTCTGTAGGTCTATTTTTGCGGACTTGTACTGCTGTACTTCGACCCAAAAGGGGAAAGGCTGTGGGCAAACCATAGTGTTGATCATAGTGGAGTCCCCGCAAGCCAATGTCTGTGTGAGTCCGGCCTTTACTAGGCATGGTGGAGATGGCAGAGGCCTGAGGCTCAACTGGCAGGTTGTTGTGGTTAAGGTCCATGGTGGACAGGAGGTGCTCCAGTGAGTCCCAGCGCCTGGCCGAAGGTAGGCATATTAGGGAGGAGTAGTCACGTTCAGGAAACATGGTCACAGGGGCCATCTTGCTGGTCTCAGACTCCTGATGCTCCCTAGAGGGCCTGGATGCAGGTTTGGTGTTAGTTCCATCTCTGGGGTCAGCCAGAACCTCACTGTAAGGGGGTGGTGGATCCTCCATCAATACAGCCTCTTCGTAGCAAGGAGGTTTTCCAAAGACATCTGTGTCTGTTGAGAAAAAACAACCAATTCAGCAAAGAACAGGAAGTACAACAGACACTGAAAGCTGCACCAAGTAGGGTTTTAGTGGCAAAGTCCTTCACttcatttacattataaaaacttTTGCCTCATGAGCCCAAGATATTGtagcccttttttttttcaagtcagaCCAGATATCATGAAACATATGTAATCACACAGCTTAtcaaatggtaaatggactgcatttatatagcgctttcaacagaccacatggccatccaaagcactttacaaattgcctcacattcacccattcattcATACATTGATGGCAATGTCAGCCATGCAAGGCGCCATCAAGCTCGTTGGGAGCAgcttaggtgtcttgctcaaggacaccttgacacttggtcaggtggagccggggattgaaccaccaaccttccggtttgtagacaacctacatgaaccactgagccactgccaccccatcagataataataataataaaaaaaacaaaaaaaaaaaaacaaaaaaaaaacatgtatttaacatgtattaCTGCATGTAATCAGAGGACATTAAACAACATAAATGAGAACCCTGTACATTTTTATTAGGTGAGGGTTGAAGAACTGAAGCTTTTATCATTTTCCCCAAGGTGACTTCTCACTCCTAGATGAAAGCTAGAATAGATTTTCTCCTATAGAGGAAGTCATAAACCAGCATATTGAGGTCAGAGAAAAGAATGTGTTTGGCTGTGACTAGGCAATGTCCCCCAATAAGATGATAGGGTGTTCTGGGAAGATAGCACATTGCTATGCTGTTGATAGGTAATTttaggtggtttctagggtgttgagaAAGGGTGTGCTGGGGTTGTCAAAAAAGCCTATAAAGGTGGAATACATTTTTGTCAAGTGTTAGAGTTTGGACGCATCAATGCTATGTACCAAAAGTCAAAGTCAATCTGCAGATTTTGGTCAATCATAGTTGACAGAATTCACACAAAATTATGTGTATTATGGGCACAGACTCTGATTTTTTAGCTTTAGACTATGATTCCTTGTAGTCAGAAATCAAACACTGTAAtataatatcaaacatgtttgatattatcaaacatgtttgatattatgAGTCAATTTTAGAACAATGAGTCAATTTTagaacacattgttttcatttgtcacgtGTCTCCAAGCAGCAAGGCACATTTCTA encodes:
- the LOC127941385 gene encoding proline-rich protein 7-like; amino-acid sequence: MIMSQGTYKFLACFAGFWLIWALFVMLCCFCSFAQRKLKHQHQERLREQCLRALEMEPLECTGIGYLPREPPQFCPPIQMMSPQLPVTHTLPQANWTVPEDTDVFGKPPCYEEAVLMEDPPPPYSEVLADPRDGTNTKPASRPSREHQESETSKMAPVTMFPERDYSSLICLPSARRWDSLEHLLSTMDLNHNNLPVEPQASAISTMPSKGRTHTDIGLRGLHYDQHYGLPTAFPLLGRSTAVQVRKNRPTEHFLR